The Oncorhynchus mykiss isolate Arlee chromosome 17, USDA_OmykA_1.1, whole genome shotgun sequence genomic interval catTTTGTATTCGTACAGACAATATGTATAGAACATATTCTGGTGATTTATTATTCAATAGAAATGtatggaaaatatgtatttattcctaTGTAATCTCCCTTTACCTGCTATAATGAAAAGATAGTGGCTAATTGTTGGTTTGTTACTAGAACGGTACATAAGGGGTTAAGATGGGGCTATAATGGTACATACCGGGTTAAGATGGGGCTAGAATGGTACATAAGGGGTTTAGATGGGGCTagaatgtttgtttccaacatttaCTTGCTATAGTGACCGCTAGTGGTTAATTGTTGGGTTGTTACTAGAATGGTAAATAATGGGTTAACAGCCATTACCCGGGTAGTATTGTGAATAACTAATGGCTATTAACCAATCGGCATTCATGTTCCAAGTGTACTGTTTAATCTAGTCTAGATTAAACCTCATAGGAAGACGgttttatcatgtggaggtttCATCCAGGTTTCTCTGTTTAACCAAATactctgtctttggcaggagagagaccagtctgtCACTCTGACAGCAGTAAGAGTCCTTCAGAGGAACCAGACCCAGAGACTCCCAAACCAGTGAGACGACTCAACTGCTCCCAGTGTAATAAGAGTTTCAAGTTGTCATTGAACCTAAAAAAgcatgagagaaaacacacaggaggaaaacctttccactgctcccagtgtggaaagagatttTCACGATCACAGAACCTAAAAAAACATagtagaatacacacaggagaaaagccttaccactgttccCATTGTGGAAAGAATTTTAGGTTGTTGGATAAGCTGAAGGAGCATGAGAGGacgcacacaggggagaaaccgtaCCATTGCTCCGTGTGTGGAAAAGGTTTTGCCCAGTTAGCTTACCAAAAAGAGCATGAAAGGAAACACACAGAagaaaagcctttccaatgttcccagtgtggaaagagatttTCCCGATCACAGAACCTAAAAATgcatcagaggacacacacaggggagaaaacGTATctctgttcccagtgtggaaagtgttttacTCATTTATGGAGCCTGAACAAACACAATAGAATGCACACAGGAGAAAAATCTTACCACTGTTCCCATTGTGGACAGAGTTTTAGGTTGTTAGGGAACCTAAAAGAGCATGAAAGGAAACACACAGGCgaaaagcctttccaatgttcccatTGTGGAAAGAGATTTACACGAGCACAGCAACTAAAAtcacatgagaggacacacacaggggagaaaccataccactgctcccagtgtgaaaAAAGTTTTACGCAGTTAGCGAGCCTGAACACTcataagagaatacacacaggagaaacgcCTTACCCCTGTGCCCTATGTGAAAAGAGATTTTCAAGACCACAGGAACTAAAAtcacatgagaggacacacactggggagaaaccataccactgctcccagtgtaaaAAGAGTTTTTCGCTGTTAGGGAGCCTGAACAAACATAATAGAATCCACACcggagaaaagccttaccactgtGCCCATTGTGGAAAGACATTTTCACGATCACAGGACCTAAAAtcacatgagaggacacacacaggagaaaagccttaccccTGTCCCCATTGTGGAAAGAGATTTTCACGATCACATGAACTAAAAtcacatgagaggacacacaccgGGGAGAAACCTTATCATTGCTCCCTGTGTGGAAAGGATTTTTCCCATTTAGGGAGCCTGAACAAACATAAGAAGACAATGCACTCTTGAGTGAAGCCTTACCCATGTTCCCATTCCCAGGCTGTGTTCTGATGAGTCACTGTGTTCTGATGAGTCACTGTGTTCTGATGAGTCACTGTGTTCTGATGAGTCACTGTGTTCTGACGAGTCACTGTGTTCTGATGAGTCACTGTGTTCTGATGAGTCACTGTGTTCTGATGAGTCACTGTGTTCTGATGAGTCACTGTGTTCTGATGAGTCACTGTGTTCTGATGAGTCACTGTGTTCTGATGAGTCACTGTGTTCTGATGAGTCACTGTGTTCTGATGAGTCACTGTGTTCTGATGAGTCACTGTGTTCTGATGAGTCACTGTGTTCTGACTGATGTTTGACTGTTGTTTTATGCCACATTAAACCATATTGTTTATATTAAATCTTATTCAACAATACGCCTGTTTTTCCTCTGGAGACATGATTATATCTAAAATCAGATTATAATTATATCTCAAATCAGATTATAATTATATCTCAAATCAGATTATAATTATATCTCAAATCAGATTATAATTATATCTCAAATCAGATTATAATTATATCTCAAATCAGATTATAATTAAATCTCAAATCAGATTATAATTATATCTCAAATCAGATTATAATTATATCTCAAATCAGATTATAATTATATCTCAAATCAGATTATGATTATATCTCAAATCAGATTATAATTATATCTCAAATCAGATTATAATTATATCTCAAATCAGATTATAATTATATCTCAAATCAGATTATGATTATATCTCAAATCAGATTATGATTATATCTCAAATCAGATTATGAT includes:
- the LOC110513872 gene encoding zinc finger protein 135; amino-acid sequence: MLTSYLANIPTMSSVNDSPTSKEVICWTEKETLGLNIVVKEEKEEEDVTVKQETEVEAVTVKEEEKDVSVKEEEDAFRVKEEEDVTVKEEEEEKEEDAVFGEKEVGEITVTLEEETGDLINNRERPVCHSDSSKSPSEEPDPETPKPVRRLNCSQCNKSFKLSLNLKKHERKHTGGKPFHCSQCGKRFSRSQNLKKHSRIHTGEKPYHCSHCGKNFRLLDKLKEHERTHTGEKPYHCSVCGKGFAQLAYQKEHERKHTEEKPFQCSQCGKRFSRSQNLKMHQRTHTGEKTYLCSQCGKCFTHLWSLNKHNRMHTGEKSYHCSHCGQSFRLLGNLKEHERKHTGEKPFQCSHCGKRFTRAQQLKSHERTHTGEKPYHCSQCEKSFTQLASLNTHKRIHTGETPYPCALCEKRFSRPQELKSHERTHTGEKPYHCSQCKKSFSLLGSLNKHNRIHTGEKPYHCAHCGKTFSRSQDLKSHERTHTGEKPYPCPHCGKRFSRSHELKSHERTHTGEKPYHCSLCGKDFSHLGSLNKHKKTMHS